In a single window of the Acetivibrio clariflavus DSM 19732 genome:
- a CDS encoding flagellin, whose translation MRINNNLMAMNAHRQLKINSVNQEKSLEKLSSGYRINRAGDDAAGLSISEKMRAQIRGLQKASSNAQDGISLIQTAEGALTETHEILQRMRELAVQAANDTNVEKDRSAIQLELNELHEEVTRIAQKTQFNTQALLNGSLQNKVIQIGANKGETLTISIGTMTAAKLSVAGLSVSTSAKAQSAISKIDAAINTVSSERARLGAKQNRLEHTIKNLDTSAENLQASESRIRDVDMAKEMMNFTKNNILNQAATAMLAQANMVPQGVLQLLQ comes from the coding sequence ATGAGGATTAATAACAATTTGATGGCAATGAATGCCCACAGGCAATTAAAGATTAACAGTGTAAATCAGGAGAAGTCTTTGGAGAAATTGTCATCGGGTTATAGGATCAACAGAGCAGGAGACGATGCAGCAGGATTGTCGATATCCGAAAAAATGAGAGCCCAGATAAGAGGACTCCAAAAGGCATCAAGCAATGCACAGGATGGAATATCCCTCATTCAGACAGCAGAAGGAGCATTGACAGAAACCCATGAAATACTCCAAAGAATGAGAGAATTGGCTGTGCAAGCGGCAAACGACACTAATGTAGAAAAAGATAGAAGTGCTATACAATTAGAACTTAATGAACTTCATGAAGAAGTAACAAGAATAGCACAAAAAACCCAGTTTAATACACAGGCATTATTAAATGGAAGCCTGCAGAACAAAGTAATTCAAATAGGTGCTAACAAAGGTGAAACACTTACTATTTCAATAGGTACAATGACTGCAGCGAAATTATCTGTTGCCGGATTGAGTGTTAGCACTAGTGCAAAAGCACAATCGGCTATTTCCAAGATTGATGCTGCAATAAATACAGTATCATCAGAAAGAGCAAGATTGGGTGCTAAGCAGAACAGACTTGAGCACACAATAAAGAACCTTGACACATCGGCAGAGAACTTACAGGCATCTGAATCAAGAATCAGAGATGTAGACATGGCAAAAGAAATGATGAACTTCACAAAGAACAATATATTGAACCAAGCTGCCACGGCTATGTTGGCACAAGCTAATATGGTACCTCAGGGCGTGCTCCAGTTGTTACAATAA
- a CDS encoding flagellin translates to MRINNNLMAMNAHRQLKINSANQEKSLEKLSSGYRINRAGDDAAGLSISEKMRAQIRGLQKASSNAQDGISLIQTAEGALTETHEILQRMRELAVQAANDTNVDKDRSAIKLELNELSAEITRIAEKTQFNTQTLLAGGFSSKVIQIGANKGETLEIGIEAMDADTLGVGTSVMLVGTSSEAQDTIEAIDNAINTVSSERAKLGAKQNRLEHTIRNLDTSAENLQASESRIRDVDMAKEMMNFTKNNILNQAATAMLAQANMVPQGVLQLLQ, encoded by the coding sequence ATGAGAATTAATAATAACTTAATGGCAATGAATGCCCACAGGCAATTAAAGATTAACAGTGCAAATCAGGAGAAGTCTTTGGAGAAATTGTCATCGGGTTATAGGATCAACAGAGCAGGAGACGACGCAGCAGGATTGTCGATATCCGAAAAAATGAGAGCCCAGATAAGAGGACTCCAAAAGGCATCAAGCAATGCACAGGATGGAATATCCCTCATTCAGACAGCAGAAGGAGCATTGACAGAAACCCATGAAATACTCCAAAGAATGAGAGAATTGGCTGTGCAAGCAGCAAACGATACTAATGTAGACAAGGATAGAAGTGCTATAAAATTGGAGTTAAATGAATTATCTGCAGAAATAACAAGGATTGCAGAAAAGACTCAATTCAATACACAGACTTTGTTAGCTGGAGGATTTAGCAGCAAAGTAATCCAGATAGGTGCCAATAAAGGTGAAACATTAGAAATAGGCATAGAAGCTATGGATGCAGATACTCTGGGTGTAGGTACATCAGTAATGTTGGTTGGCACATCATCTGAAGCCCAGGATACGATTGAAGCAATAGATAATGCAATAAATACAGTATCATCAGAAAGAGCGAAATTGGGTGCTAAGCAAAACAGGCTTGAGCATACAATAAGGAACCTTGACACATCAGCAGAGAACTTGCAGGCATCTGAATCAAGAATCAGAGATGTAGACATGGCAAAAGAAATGATGAACTTCACAAAGAACAACATACTTAACCAGGCAGCTACAGCAATGTTGGCACAAGCTAATATGGTACCTCAGGGAGTGCTTCAGTTATTGCAATAA
- a CDS encoding flagellin translates to MRINNNLMAMNAHRQLKINSANQEKSLEKLSSGYRINRAGDDAAGLSISEKMRAQIRGLQKASSNAQDGISLIQTAEGALTETHEILQRMRELAVQAANDTNVDKDRSAIKLELNELSAEITRIAEKTQFNTQTLLAGGFSSKVIQIGANKGETLEIGIEAMDADTLGVGTSVMLVGTSSEAQDTIEAIDNAINTVSSERAKLGAKQNRLEHTIRNLDTSAENLQASESRIRDVDMAKEMMNFTKNNILNQAATAMLAQANMVPQGVLQLLQ, encoded by the coding sequence ATGAGGATTAATAACAATTTGATGGCAATGAATGCCCACAGACAGCTAAAGATTAACAGTGCAAATCAGGAGAAGTCTTTGGAGAAATTGTCATCGGGTTATAGGATCAACAGAGCAGGAGACGACGCAGCAGGATTGTCGATATCCGAAAAAATGAGAGCCCAGATAAGAGGACTCCAAAAGGCATCAAGCAATGCACAGGATGGAATATCCCTCATTCAGACAGCAGAAGGAGCATTGACAGAAACCCATGAAATACTCCAAAGAATGAGAGAATTGGCTGTGCAAGCAGCAAACGATACTAATGTAGACAAGGATAGAAGTGCTATAAAATTGGAGTTAAATGAATTATCTGCAGAAATAACAAGGATTGCAGAAAAGACTCAATTCAATACACAGACTTTGTTAGCTGGAGGATTTAGCAGCAAAGTAATCCAGATAGGTGCCAATAAAGGTGAAACATTAGAAATAGGCATAGAAGCTATGGATGCAGATACTCTGGGTGTAGGTACATCAGTAATGTTGGTTGGCACATCATCTGAAGCCCAGGATACGATTGAAGCAATAGATAATGCAATAAATACAGTATCATCAGAAAGAGCGAAATTGGGTGCTAAGCAAAACAGGCTTGAGCATACAATAAGGAACCTTGACACATCAGCAGAGAACTTGCAGGCATCTGAATCAAGAATCAGAGATGTAGACATGGCGAAAGAAATGATGAACTTTACGAAGAACAACATACTTAACCAGGCAGCTACAGCAATGTTGGCACAAGCTAATATGGTACCTCAGGGCGTGCTCCAGTTATTGCAATAA
- the csrA gene encoding carbon storage regulator CsrA, with protein sequence MLILTRKRNESIIINDNIEITVVDVQGEQVRIGINAPKSVSVYRKEIYLEIQAENKKAAEVKSIDLKDILK encoded by the coding sequence GTGCTGATACTAACAAGGAAGAGAAATGAATCGATAATTATAAATGATAATATTGAGATTACTGTTGTAGATGTACAGGGAGAACAGGTACGTATAGGAATTAATGCCCCTAAAAGCGTTTCTGTTTATAGAAAAGAGATATATCTTGAAATTCAGGCAGAGAATAAAAAGGCTGCAGAAGTTAAGAGTATAGATTTAAAGGATATACTCAAATAG
- the fliW gene encoding flagellar assembly protein FliW: protein MLLNTRHFGEIEIDESKIINFKEGIPGFEDLKKFVVLYDGDETSPFRWLQCVDDGQLAFAVVNPFMIVNDYDIEIPEEIVSSLNIESIEDVMVLSIVVVPDDVSKMTMNLKAPVIINTKNNTGMQVVLDTDMYSVRHYIVEELRRREVNTGADTNKEEK from the coding sequence ATGCTTCTAAATACCAGACATTTTGGCGAAATAGAAATTGATGAAAGCAAAATTATTAATTTTAAGGAAGGGATACCGGGATTTGAGGATTTAAAAAAATTTGTAGTTCTATATGATGGAGATGAGACATCACCTTTCCGGTGGCTTCAGTGTGTTGATGATGGTCAGCTGGCTTTTGCGGTAGTTAATCCTTTTATGATTGTAAATGATTATGACATTGAAATACCGGAAGAGATTGTTAGCAGTTTAAATATTGAAAGTATTGAAGATGTGATGGTACTGTCAATTGTTGTTGTACCTGATGATGTTAGTAAAATGACAATGAATTTAAAGGCACCTGTTATAATAAATACGAAAAATAATACCGGAATGCAAGTTGTCCTTGACACAGATATGTATAGTGTGAGACACTATATTGTAGAAGAACTCCGTAGACGGGAGGTTAATACAGGTGCTGATACTAACAAGGAAGAGAAATGA
- a CDS encoding DUF6470 family protein: protein MALYITQTHARIGIEKIPSKLELKAEPARLEFRQKHALIKIDTEMPKVIIDQSEAFASAGLKSNMDIVKEGAQKGRQKCLEYIGKTVVDGDTLAAIENNINAIAEISKRDFYKTHEFNIDCIPKVGPKITVIEGDVDFEMEKDTDGLVNGLESRFFPADLKINFTPAQVRVFLEQYASIQFKYINENKINTYV from the coding sequence ATGGCCCTCTATATAACTCAAACCCATGCAAGAATCGGTATTGAAAAAATTCCTTCCAAGCTTGAGCTTAAGGCTGAGCCGGCACGGCTGGAATTTCGTCAAAAGCATGCTTTGATAAAAATAGATACAGAGATGCCAAAGGTTATTATTGATCAATCCGAGGCTTTTGCCAGTGCCGGATTAAAAAGTAATATGGATATTGTAAAGGAAGGAGCTCAAAAGGGTAGGCAAAAATGCTTAGAGTACATTGGGAAAACAGTTGTTGACGGAGATACTCTGGCTGCTATTGAAAACAACATAAACGCTATTGCTGAAATTTCCAAAAGGGATTTTTACAAAACGCATGAGTTCAACATTGACTGTATTCCTAAAGTAGGCCCGAAAATTACCGTTATAGAGGGAGATGTTGATTTTGAAATGGAAAAAGACACAGATGGGCTCGTTAATGGTTTGGAGAGCAGGTTTTTCCCTGCGGATTTGAAGATAAACTTTACACCGGCTCAAGTAAGAGTGTTCTTGGAACAGTATGCCTCAATTCAATTTAAATATATTAATGAGAATAAAATTAACACCTATGTATAG